From the Candidatus Nanopelagicus hibericus genome, the window GGCAGCTCCTCATACAACTCTTCGATTGCAGCTTCCCTAATCAAATCGGCATACATTAATTCCTCGGCTTGATCAGTATTTATATCTGTTGGATAGAGTGCTGGTGATTTAGGTAGATTTTTTGCAAGTAGCTCTAAAAGCAACTCTGTTTGCTCCAGATTTTTTGCTGAAACTGGCACAATTTCTGCTCGACTCAAACCTAATTTATCTACGAAAGCAGATACCTGCGTAAGTTTGACCGCTAAATCTGATTTTGAAACAGCATCTACTTTTGTTACGACTAGAAAGAGCGGTTGCCCATTTTTAATTTGTTTTGCAATGTATTCATCTCCTGCGCCGATCTCCTCATTCGCTGGTAGACACAATAAAACTGAATCAGTTGAACTTATATTTTCAGTAACCATCGAATTGAGTCTTGTCCCAAGAGCGGTTTTAGGTTTATGCATTCCTGGAGTATCAACCAAAATCATTTGAAAATCCTGTCGATTAACAATTCCACGAATTGGATTTCTTGTGGTATTTGGATGGTGTGAAGTGATTACGATTTTGCTACCGACTAGGGCATTTACAAGTGTTGACTTGCCAGTGTTTGGACGACCAACTACAGCAACAAATCCTGCTTTAAAATTTTCCATTGGCTACATTCTCTCACCTTTTATTTATCTCAATTGCAATGGCGTTATTACCTCAAGAATTTCATCCAAGCTTGTTGCGATATCTGCAACTCGTTCAGAGATGAGCCGATGACATCCTTCACTTAATGGTGATGTGACTTCACCTGGAATCGCAAAAACTGGCCTGAAGATCTCGGCGGCATCTCGGGCGGTTCGAATTGAGCCACTAACAAACTCTGCCTCAACTACCACTGTTGCTTTTGTCAGGGCAGCAATTAATCTATTTCGAACCAAAAATTTATACGGAGCCGACCTCTCCGAGGGCATCGATTCAGATAACAAAAGTCCTGAATCAGATATTTGTTTGAATAATCCTTGATTCTCAGGTGGATATAGATTATTCACTCCCGCTGCCAATACAGAGATAGTAATTCCACCGGCAGCAAGTGCACCCATGTGCGCTGCTGTATCAATTCCATAAGCACCTCCACTAACCACACAAACTCTAAATATTGCTGCCTCGTAAGCTAGTTTTTTTGCCACAGTGACTCCGTAATTGGTGGGCCTCCTACTTCCGACAATCGAGATGGATTGCTCAAGCGTTCCTAGTGCTTCTCGATTGCCCGAGCAAACTAAGCCAATTGGCGGGACGGACAAATCATTTAATGGATTAGGCCAATCTATGCTTTCATTAGTGATAAAGAATGCGTTGGCTTGTTTGATCTCAACTTTTAACTCCGCTAAATCTCGACTTTGAATCTGATATCTTAATTTAGAAATATTTGGCTGGCTTAGGTATTTCCTACCCTCAATAATTTTGCAGTAAACAGCAGTAGCGCTATGAGTATTGACTTCATTAATCCAAAAAGTATTCCCAACCTCGATAACTGAGAAAAGTATTAATCTTGCGGAAATCTCATCTATCACTAAATAAACTTAACTAGTTTTTTGCAAGGATTGACTGCAATTGCAATCCCTGTGTATTACTTGAGCAGTGCTGCAATATTTGAGAATGATTTTCGGTGAATTGGTAGCACACCGTGTTTTTTAATCGCTTCAGTATGTGATTCTGTTATATACCCTTTGTGACTGGCAAAGCCATACTGGGGATATTGCTTATCAAATGAAATCATTATTCGATCTCGATAGACCTTCGCCAAAATAGATGCAGCACTAATTGAAATTGCCACCTGATCCCCCTTCCAAACAGAGAGATTGGGAGTGGTTAATCCTGGTATGGGATAGCCATCGGTGAGAATGTATTCAGGTGTAATCTCCAATG encodes:
- the era gene encoding GTPase Era, whose protein sequence is MENFKAGFVAVVGRPNTGKSTLVNALVGSKIVITSHHPNTTRNPIRGIVNRQDFQMILVDTPGMHKPKTALGTRLNSMVTENISSTDSVLLCLPANEEIGAGDEYIAKQIKNGQPLFLVVTKVDAVSKSDLAVKLTQVSAFVDKLGLSRAEIVPVSAKNLEQTELLLELLAKNLPKSPALYPTDINTDQAEELMYADLIREAAIEELYEELPHSVMVTIEEMGEREGGKIFDISATLHVERDSQKGIIIGPQGSKLKSIGTIARKSIENLVDMQVFLQIHVKVSKEWQKDPKLLAKLGFTDALSD
- the dprA gene encoding DNA-processing protein DprA, translating into MIDEISARLILFSVIEVGNTFWINEVNTHSATAVYCKIIEGRKYLSQPNISKLRYQIQSRDLAELKVEIKQANAFFITNESIDWPNPLNDLSVPPIGLVCSGNREALGTLEQSISIVGSRRPTNYGVTVAKKLAYEAAIFRVCVVSGGAYGIDTAAHMGALAAGGITISVLAAGVNNLYPPENQGLFKQISDSGLLLSESMPSERSAPYKFLVRNRLIAALTKATVVVEAEFVSGSIRTARDAAEIFRPVFAIPGEVTSPLSEGCHRLISERVADIATSLDEILEVITPLQLR
- a CDS encoding ribonuclease HII encodes the protein MIEQNLLKVGIKNIAGVDEAGRGPCAGPLVIAAAILKDPLSNLLADVRDSKELSESKREALFDVVISNCLTYAIIEIAPAEIDSLGLHKCNIEGMRRAVNTLEITPEYILTDGYPIPGLTTPNLSVWKGDQVAISISAASILAKVYRDRIMISFDKQYPQYGFASHKGYITESHTEAIKKHGVLPIHRKSFSNIAALLK